The Nocardia sp. BMG51109 nucleotide sequence AGCGGTTCCAGCAGCCGGGCCGCGTTCTGCGCCGTCGATCCGGAGATGGCGATGCCCAGCAGGAACGCGCCGACCGCGGTCGAGACGTTCAGTTCCGAGGCCAGCCCGGCCACCAGCAGCGCCGCGCCCAGCAGTTGGAGCAGGAACACCTCCCGGTCGGCAGAGTCCACGAGGGCCGACACGTACTTGCCGAAGCGCAGCGCCATCAGCAGCACGACGGTGATCGCCAGCAGCGCGACCGCCAGCGTGCGCAGCCCCGCCAGATAGCCCATGCCCGCCAGCAGCGTCGTCAGGATCGGCAGATACACCGCCATCGCCAGGTCCTCGAACACCAGGATGGACAGCACCACCGGCGTCTCCCGGTTACCCAGCCGGCCCAGATCGTTGAGCACCTTGGCCGCGATCCCCGACGACGAGATGTAGGTGACCCCACCCAGCGTGACGGCGCCGACGAGGCCCCAGCCGAGCAGCAGCGCCACCACGACGCCCGGTGTCGCGTTCGCGACGATGTCGACCAGACCGGCGAGCCAGGAGCGCCGCAGTCCGGTCACCAGCTCCGGCGCGGTGTACTCGAGGCCCAGCAGCAACAGCAGCAGCACCACGCCGATCTCGCCGGCCACGTGGCCGAACTCGCTGGCCGACTGCAGCTCGATCACGCCACCCTTGCCGAACGCCAGGCCGCCCAGCAGATACAGCGGGATCGGCGACATCCCGAACCGGCCGGCCACGCGCCCGAGCACACCGAGGACGAACAGGATCGAACCGAGTTGGACCAGGGCTAACGCGGTGGCGCCCACCGGTTCACCCGTCGGTCAGAATCGCCAGGGACGCGTCCAGCCCGTCGGGTGTTCCGACGACGACCAGGAGATCGCCGGCGGACAGTACGAAATCCGGGCCCGGCGACGGGTGCACCTGTCCTGCCCGCATCGCCGCGACGATGGAGGCCTTGGTCCGGGTGCGCATCCGCGTCTCCCCGAGCATGCGGCCCTCGTACGGCGACTGTTCACCGACCGGCAGCTGCCGGGTGACGATGCCCGGCATGTCACGGTGGTCGGCGTTCAGCTTCTCGACCAGTTGCGGCGCACCGAGCAGGTTGGCCAGGGCCGCGGCCTCGTCGGTGGTCAGCGGGACCTGCGCGGCGCAGGCGTCCTGATCCTCCTGTTTGGACAGGATCAGGTCGAGCCCGCCGTCGCGATGGGCGACGACACCGACCCGGCGACCCGACCGGACCTCGAAGTCCTTGCGTACCCCGATCCCGGGCAGCGCTGTCACATCGACGTTCACAGATCCAGACTAGGCGGATGTCCGGGTTCGGCGGCTCAGGCGGTCGGTGGCGGCGACGGCGCGCCGAAGGTGCCGTCCGGACCCGGCCGGTATTCGGTGACGGCCGTGACCGCCGCGACCGGCAGCGGACCGTACAGGTGCGGGAAACGCATTGCCGCCGGATCGCCCGGAACACCGGGCTCCCACCGCACGGGCGCGCCGAGCCGCTCCGGATCCAGCCACAGCAGCAGCACGTCCTGCCGCCCGGGGAACAGACGGTTCGCGGGCAACCGCACCTGTTCGGGCGTGGACAGGTGGATGAAACCCTCGCTGCGCAGCGATTGCGGGCTGCGCTGCGCGGCCGACCGGTCGGCCTCCCACTCCTCCCGGGTGCACATGTGAACCAGGCTGTCCGCCTTGCCTTCTCGGGTGTTGTCGCTGTTCAGAGCGTTGTCGACGGCCATGACTCGACCCTATCCGGTCGGCGCGGCCGGCCGCACGGCCGCCGAAACCGCTGGTGGCCTCGAAGTTTGCCACTTCTGGAGTGTGATTGTCGGTGGCCCGGGGTAGTCTCCCGATAGACAACTGGATCGGCCTGTTCGCGGAAGTGGGTACCTGGATGTAACCCTGCGCTGGCCTGGTGTTCGCTGTCCGCGAAATACCTGGTCATGTTAGGGATAACACAAAGAAACATCTCCGGGAACAAAGCCCCCGTCCCGAACGTCTGACAAAGTAGTCATGAACCACTGCTGGGAAGTAGCGGTAGCGAGTCCACGGAAGGGACCGTGGGCCCCAAAACCAGGTGAACGGTCTTCTGCGCCGGGATCCAGGACGGAGGAGTCATGCCAGGAACACTGACTAGCACCCCACTGACCGCGGTCGATCGTTGCGACCGTTGCGGGGCGGCCGCGCGCGTGCGCGCGATCCTTCCCGGTGGTGGCGAGTTGCTCTTCTGCCAGCATCACGCCAATGAGCACATGGATCGTCTCCGTGAGCTCGAAGCCGTGATCGACACGGAGTCGGCACCGGCGCTGTAATCAGCTCCTTCAGTCCGCTCGACAGACAATTGAACCCTCCCACTTCGAACACCACGCAACGGGCGGCCATATGGCCGCCCGTTCTTCGTCACCGGGGCAGTCCCGCCTCGATGCCCGCGAGCAAGCGGTCCAGTCCATACCCGAAGGCGCCGTCCGGGTCGGCGGGCGCCTGGTACTTCTCCCCCACCGTGGCGCCGACCCGCGACGACAGCGGGAACTCCTCGGCGGGCATCACCCGGGTCAGCAAGGGGCCGTGCACTTCCCACCACTGCGCGTCGCTCATCTCCTGCGCGCTGCGCCGCGCGGCGACGGCCATCCGGGCGTTGCCGGTCGCGAATTCCGACAGCACCGCGATCACCCGATCCATCTCCAGATCGGTCATGCCCGCACCGTCCAGGGCGGCCAGCTGCCGCTCGTAGCGGCGCATCCGGCCCGGCCCCAGCACCAGCCGCCACGGCGGCACCTCCAGCAGCCAGGGATGCCGCAGCAGTTCGGCACGCACCTGGCCGGTGATCGCCGCCAGCCGCTCGGGCAGGGGCCTGGACGCGTCGATCGGCGCGTCCTCGGCGGCGACCTCGTCGACCATCAGGATGATCAGCGCCCACTTGCTGGGCACGTAGGTGTACAGGGTCATCGGGCCGAGGCCGAGTTCGGCGGCGACGGCGCGGATGGACACCTTCTCGTAGCCGTCCCGGTCGGCGATCGCCACGGCGGCGCGCACCACCTCGTCGACACTGACCCCCTGCCGCGGGCCGCGAGTGGACGAGCGCGGTGGCAACTCTCGGCGCCACAGCAGGTTCAGCAGCTGTTCGGCCTGGTCGACGGCCGATTGTTCGGCCACGGCACTCCTCGGGGAATATCGGTACGATGTACGAAGTTAGAATACCTCGTACGTCGTACGCAGATCCGAAGGGGGCTGCCCTGCCTACCACCCACGCCACGTATCTGCCGGATCGGCACATGTTCGCGCTGTGGACGTGGACCGGTTCCGGTCCGGGCCATCCGCCCACCGCGGAGATCGAGCCGGTCCCGCTCGCCGTGCCGGCGACCGGCGATGCGGAGATCGCCGTCGTCGCGGTCGAGTGCACACTGGCCGAACCCGAGCGCTTCGCGGGGTTGCCCGTCGCCGATCCGGGGCCGTCGGTCATTGCCTGGCGCAGGATTCTGGATGCCGACCTGGCTGCGGACCGAATCGCGACCGGTACGGACGGCACGGAAACCGACACGGAACAGACTGCGACCACCGCAGGCCCCACGGCGGACGCCGAAGGCTCCGCACTGGGCGTCGGCCGCATCACGGCGCGTGCCGACCACACCGCACTCGACGCCGACCACACTGCGCCGGGCGCTGTGCACAGTGCGATCGGCGCGGACCGCACCGCGAGCAACGCCGGCGTCACGACCTGGATCCACCGCACAGCGACCGACACGAAGCGCACTGCGGCCGAGGCGGGTTCGACGACCGACGCCGAGCGCGAGGCGGCGAAGACGGATCGCGCGGCGGCCGAGTTGCCGCCCGCCGGGCACGCTGTACCGAATGCCGCGGGGACGGCGATCGTCTCGGCCGAGCGAGCGGTGCGGGCCTGCACGGGGACTCAGGCCGTCGCGGGCGAACTACGCGCAACGCTGAAGGCCGAACTGCGGCCCTATCAGGCGCGCGGAATCGCCTGGCTGCGCGAGACGGTCGCCGCGCACGGTGGGGCCGTGCTCGCCGACGAGATGGGTCTGGGCAAGACGGTGCAGGCGATCGGGTATCTGCTCGGTCGCGCCGGCGCGGGGCCGCAGTTGGTGGTCTGTCCGACCTCGCTGGTCGGCAACTGGGTGCACGAGATCGAGCGGTTCGCGCCGGGGCTGCGTCCGGTCATGTGGCGCGGTGGTGATCTCGATGCCGCCGAACCGGGGACGATCGTGGTGACCGGGTATCCGACGCTGCGCGGGCACGGCCGCATCCTGGCCGAACAGCAGTGGGCGACCGTGGTTTTCGATGAGGCGCAGGTGCTGAAGAATCCGCGGACGCAGGTGTCGCGGGCGGCGCGGGCGCTGGCGGCCGATGCCCGGATCGCGCTCACCGGCACTCCGGTGGAGAACCATCTCGACGAGCTGTGGGCGTTGCTCAATCTCGTGACGCCCGGGGCGTTCACGCACAAGGCGCAGTTCCGGCGGCGGTTCGTGCGGCCGATCCACGAGGGCTCCACGGCGGCCGCGGTCCGCCTGCGCGACACTATCGAACCGATCGTGCTGGCACGCAAGAAGATTCAGGTGGCGGCCGCCCTGCCGCCGAAGATCCACTGCGATCTGGTCTGCGATCTCACCGGTGAGCAGCAGCGCCTCTACGACGAGGTGCTCGACCGGGCCGAGGCCGACGGCTTCGGCAGTGGTGCACAGCGGCACACCCGCGTGCTGGCGGCGCTCACCGCCCTCAAGCAGGTGTGCAACCATCCGGGGCTGGTGAGCGGGGACTTGGACGAGTTGACGGGCCGCTCCGGCAAGTTCGACGTCTGTGCCGACATTTTGGCCAACAATCTCGATACCGGTTCGCCCACACTGGTTTTCACGCAGTACCGGCGCACCGGAGAGTTGCTGGTCCGGTACTGTGCCGAGCAGCTCGGGGTCGCGGCGCCGTTCTTCCACGGCGGGCTGAACGCGACCGAGCGCGGCGAGATCGTGCGCCGCTTCCAGTCCGAGGACGGCCCACCGGTGCTGGTGCTGAGCCTGCGCGCGGCCGGTACGGGGCTGACGCTGACCCGCGCCGCCGACGTGGTGCACTACGACCGCTGGTGGAATCCGGCCGTCGAATCCCAGGCGTCCGACCGGGCACACCGGATCGGCCAGACCCGCCCGGTCACCATCACCACGCTCACCACCGGTACCACCGTGGAGGAGCACATCGCCGGCATGCACGGCCGCAAGTCCGCCCTCGCCGACCTCACCGATACCGGTGCGGCGGGCGGCGATTCGGGCATCGCCGCCCTGGCTCGCCTGGACGACGACCATCTGCTGGATATCCTGCGCCGGAAGCGAGTGAACTGACTTGGCCGACAACGAATTCGGATACACCGCCTGGGGTATGGACTGGGTGCGCCTGGCCGAGCCGGTATCGATCTCGCGGCCCGAACCGCTACTTCCCCGGGCGCGCAGCGTCGCCCGCAACGGCGGAGTTCAGCTGGAGCTCGAAGGGCGGACGGTGCGCGCCGCCATCCATCGCGGATCCGAGGCATCGGTAACCTATCTCGAGGTGGAACCCCTGTCCGCCGAGACGATCGGGGCGGTTTCGGCCCGGATCCCCTCCGGCACGGTCGAACTCCCCGACAGCGCGCACCGGGCACTGCGCGACGCGGGGATCTCCGTGGCCCCGCGGCTGCATAACAGCGATTGCTCCTGCTCGGCCCGTAAGTCCCGCTGCCTGCACCTGCTCGCCACCTGCTATGCCCTCGCCCGTGCCGTGGACGAGAACCCCTGGCTGGCCCTGGAGTTACAGGGATACCGGGACACCGACAACGCCCCCGCCGACACCGACGCGCCGCCACCCCGCTGGACACCGATCGACACCCTCGATCCCGCGATGTTCTTCGGTCCGGTCCCGGACGGGAGTGGAAGATCCGCGAATGTGCATGAGGGACAGTAACTTCTGCGTATCTCCCGCACCAGTACACGCCCGTCCAGGCAGTCTCGGCTACCAGCGGAGCATGGGGAGCGGTCGCGTCGGGTGCCGGAGACCGTAGGCTGCGGCGTATCGCAGGAGGAAGGTGTGGAACCCGAGGTACGGCAGCTCGGCGACAACGGCTTTCACCTCCGCCCGGCGCACCGGACCCCGGCCGGCGTCGATACGGTCGGCGACCCGGAAGGTCTCCGTCCTCCGGTCGCCGGTGCGCCGCAGCCGATGATGGTCGAGAACCATCGCCCGCACCCGTCGATATCGGTGACACCGAACTCCTCGGCCGACGCCGCCCCGAGATCGGCGGACGGCGCCAGGTAGTCGAACGCCCGATCATGCGCCCATTCTCCCCACCAGCTCACCGGCCGGTTTCGAAGACTCATGGGCTGCCGTCCGGTCGAAGGCCACTCGACACCACTGAATGGCCTCGTACCGAAACCCGTTCGGCGCGAGTCCGTTTCCGTCTTGCGATTACCCAGCGTAGGAAGGAGTCGTCGACCCGTGGGCCGGTCGAACCCGCCACCGCCGAGGCCGGCGGTGACGGCATCCCGTTCGCCCCGGCGTGAAGAGCAGTGCCGGGCCGGTTCCCGGAGTCACGGACACCGGCGTGCCCCCCCATCGAGGAACGCAACCTCGGCACATGCCGTAGCGTCCCGGCTTCGCCTGCGTGTCGCTGCGACACCGACCGGATCGATCGGACGAATGAGCGACCGCCGGCCGCTGTTCGACGACCATCCGGGGCGACGGAATCGAGCTAGCCAAATTTGGCTACTCGAGCTACGGTCGACCTGTCAACACATATGGCTGGTCAGGAGATCGGATGTCTGCGATAAGGCCCTACGTCATGGTCGACGATGCGCGCGTATACGGTGCGTTCCTGGAACGCACCTTCGGTGCACAGGTGTCGACCATGATCCCCTTGGAATCGAACCCGGAGCGGGTGATCCACGCCGAGGCGCGCATCGGCGACAGCTCGGTGTTCTTCGCCGACTCGGGTCCCGACGGCGGCCGCTGCCTGAGTTCACCCGCCGAGCCGGTGCACGTCCAGCTGTGGGCCACGGTGCCGGACCCGGACGGTGTCCACGACCGGGCGATCGCCGCCGGCGCGCGGTCCGCGGCGGCGGTCACCATCCAGGACGACGGTAGCCGCACGGGTGGCTTCGTCGACCCGTTCGGCACACTGTGGTGGGTCACCACCCTCGCCTGATGGGTCAGGGCCGAAGGAGGTAGCTTGCGTAACCACGTAGGCCCCCATCAGGCGCGGAACAGCACCGCCTGATACCTCGAACAGGAGACTCCCCGTGACGGCGGTTCGATTGCTCGTTCTCGGCGCGGTCCGGCGTCGCGGCCGCGCGCACGGCTACCAGGTGCGCGCGGACCTGGAGTCCTGGGGTGCACACGAATGGGCCAGGGCCACTTCGGGTTCGGTGTACAACGCACTGAAATCCCTGACCAGGGACGAGCTGCTGCGCGTGCACGGCACCGCACCGAGCGAGGCGGGTGGGCCACCGCGCATGGAGTACGAGGTGACGGCCGGCGGCGAGCGGGCGTATCTCGAGCTGCTGCGCTCGGCGCTGGCCCGCCGCGACCCCCGAATGGACGTGCTCGCCGCGGCCGTGGGGTTCATCGACGATCTGTCCCGTACCGATGCCATTGCGCTGCTCGAAGAGCGAGCCGGTGAGCTGGACGAATGGCGGGCGAGCATCACCACCCACCTTCCGCCGGACACCGATCTCGACACCTGGGGCCCGGTCGGCGAGGTCATCGGCCTGTGGCTGGACACCGCCGACAGCCGGGCGGCGTGGACCCGGCGACTGATCGGACGGCTCGAGGACGGCGCCTTCCGGATGGCCGACGACTGAGCGGATCAGCCGGCGCGGCGGGCTCGGAAGCGGAAACTTGTTGCGGTGGTGTCTATTTCGATACCGGTGAAACCGGCGCGGGTCAGGCGGTCGGTGAGCGTGTCCGGAGGGACCGGGACGCAGGTGTCGCCGATATGGAGCAGGCGGAAGCCGAGGCGGTCGATGCCGTCGCTGCCGGCGAAGGTGCCGTCGGGGCGGAGTACCCGGAACGCCTCGGCGAACAGGGCGTCCTGCTGTGCGGGCGAGGGCACGTGGTGGAGCATGGTGAAGCAGACGACCGAGCTGAATTCTTCGTCCGGCAACGGCATTGCGGTGCCGTCGCCGTCGAGTACCCGCATCCGACCGCTCTTGCGTTCGCGTAGGCGGGTCGCGAGTGCCGGGTCGATTTCGAGCCCGGTGAGCTGCGGTACGCGATGGCGCAGTGCCTCGACGTTCGCGCCGTAGCCCGGCCCGATCTCGAGGGCCGAGTCGCCCAGGTCGACGTCCGAGACCGCCCACGGCACGATCTTGGTCGCGCTGGTGCGTTCCCACGCGGCGGAGCGGCAGAGCAGGCGGTGCGGCAGATTCATTCCCATGAGCCGACGGTAGGAGCCCGCGACGCTGGCCGCGAGACGCTACGCTGACAGATCGTGTCGCTAAACGGTCAACCTCCGAATGCCGCGGCTCCCACCGGCCCCACCGCGATGATGTTCGGCGTGGGCACGCTCCCCGCCGGGTACTGGTTCGAGCCGCATCGGCACCCGCAGCACCAAATCGCTTGGGCCTCACGAGGAGTCCTGGCCGTGGAGGCCGACGGCGGACAGTGGGTGCTGCCGCCGACCCGGGCCCTCTGGATTCCCGGCGGGCTGGTGCATCGCACCGGCACCTCCGACGGCGCGGCCATGCGCGGGATCTTCGTCGAACCGGACCGCTGCCCGGTGCGGTTCGCCGCACCCGCGCTGCTGCGGGTCGGCGGCCTGCTGCACGAGCTGTTCGACTACCTCACCGGAGGGAACTACGAAAAAGGCAGCGCCACAGGTGAACTGCACGGTGTCCGCGACACCCTCGACCCGGATCGCCGGCGACGGGCCGAGGCGGTGGTGTTCGATCTCCTCGAACCGGTCGAGGTGATCCCCGTGGGCGCGCCGATGCCCACCGACCCCCGGGCGCGAGTCGTCGCCGAGGCACTGCTGCACAACCCGACCGACGACCGGACGCTCGCGGAATTCGCCCCGCAGGCCGCTGCCGGCCCGCGCACGCTGGCCCGGCTGTTCCTCACAGAAACCGGAATCACCTTCGGGCAGTGGCGAACCCAGATACGCTTGGCGGCCTCGTTACCACTATTGGCATCCGGACTCCCACTGGCCCGCATCGCCGACCGAGTCGGCTACGCCTCCCCCAGCACCTACGTCGCCGCCTTCCGCCGCGCGGTCGGCATCTCACCGGGCCGATACTTCGCTCGCTGATGCCCGAGCGTCGCTGCGCATCCGACCGTCCCGAGGACACCGCCGACCACCGGAACAGGTACAGCGCGAAGTCCTCGTCGCCACGGCAGCGGCCGTCGTGCGCGAAAATCGCATCATAGTCCATCGCCGCGTCGGGGACCGGCCGATCCTGTGGGTCCATGTCTCAGAGCAAGGCCACGACCGCGGCGATCGGCGAAGCCACGTTCACCACCCGAACTACATCCGGCGCAGCGCCGAGATGCGCTGGGACAGTTGCTCCGTGGTCGCCAGGGCCGTCGGCGGCCCACCGCATTCGCGGCGCAGCTCGCCGTGGATGACGCCGTGCGGCTTGCCGGTGCGGTGGTGGTGCATGGCGACCAGGCTGTTGAGTTCGCGGCGCAGTTCGCTCAGGCGGTCGGCGGTGGCGACCCGCTCGGCCGCGGCCGCGGCGCTCGGGCCGGGTTCCGGCGCCGGGGCCGCGGCGGCCTCGCTGCGCTCGCTGATCTGGCGGGTCTGGCGCTCGCGCAGCAGCGCGCGCATCTGCTCGGCATCCAGCAGGCCCGGGATGCCGAGGTAATCCGCCTCCTCGTCGCTGCCGACGAACGTCGCGGTGCCGAACGAATCGCCGTCGTAGATCACCTGATCCAGCTCGGCGTCGGCGGCCAGCGCGACGAACTTGCGCTCCTCCTCGCCCGGCTCGTCCTCCTGCTTGTTGGCCTCGATCAGCAGTTCGTCGTCGAGGCCGTCCTTCTGCCGATGCGGTTTGCCGATGACGTGATCGCGCTGGATCTCCAGCTGCGCGGCCAGATCCAGCAGCACCGGCACCGACGGCAGGAAGACGCTCGCCGTCTCCCCCTGCCTGCGGGCGCGGACGAAGCGGCCGATCGCCTGGGCGAAATACAGCGGCGTCGAGGCGCTGGTGGCGTATACGCCGACGGCCAGGCGCGGCACGTCCACGCCCTCGGACACCATGCGCACCGCGACCATCCACGGCTCGGTATTCGCCGCGAACTCGCCGATCCGGCCCGACGAGCTGGGATCGTCGGACAGCACCACCGTCGGCTTCGTTCCGGAGATGTGCTGCAGCAGCTCGGCGTACTCGCGGGCGCGGTCCTGATCGGTGGCGATCACGAGGCCGCCCGCATCGGGCATGCCGGTGGCCCGCAGCTGGCGCAGGCGGGTGTCGGCGGCGGTGAGCACCTTCGACATCCAGTCACCGGCCGGGTCCAGCGCGGTGCGCCAGGCCCGGGCCGTCTGTTCCGCGCTCAGCGGCTCGCCCAGGCGGGCCGAATACTCCTCGCCCGCGCTGTCGCGCCAGTGCGCGTCGCCGGAGTAGGCGAGGAACACCACCGGACGCACCACGCCGTCGGCCAGCGCCTCCGAGTAGCCGTAGGAGTAGTCGGCGCTGGAGCGCGGGAAACCGGATTCGTCGGGCTCGTAGGTGACGAACGGGATCGGCGAATCGTCGCTGCGGAACGGAGTACCGGTCAGCGCCAGCCGGCGGGTCGCGTCGTCGAATGCCTCGGCGACCGCGTCGCCCCAGCTCTTCGCATCGCCGGCGTGGTGGATCTCGTCCAGGATCACCAGCGTGCGGCGGTTCTCGGTGCGCACCCGATGCTTGAACGGATGCGAGGCGACCTGGGCGTAGGTGACGGCCACGCCGTGGTAGTCGCCGGACGTGCCGCCCGTGGAATTGGAGAAGTTGGAGTCCAGCGCGATCCCGGCGTAGGACGCCGCGGCAGCCCACTGGTGCTTGAGGTGCTCCGTCGGCGCGACGACCGTGATCTGATCGACCGTGCGGTCGGCCAGCAGCTCCGAGGCGAGCCGCAGCGCGAACGTCGTCTTACCGGCGCCCGGCGTCGCCACCGTGAGGAAATCGCGTGGCTGCGACGTCAGGTATTTGGTGAGAGCCCTGCGCTGCCATGCACGTAACGAACCAGCACCACCCGAAGTCACTCCACAGAGGTTAGCGACCCCCACCGACACCAAGCCAATCCGACGCGCGCTCGGCTTCGACCGCCCGGCGGATTCGCCGATCGCGCCCGGCCGATCACGCCGGCTGCGGAAGGGGTTGTGCCACCTGCTTTCTCCCTCGGCGGCTCGGCCGGCGCGCCATCGGCCGCCGACGGCGCCACGCCCGGTCCCGGGGATATGTGAGATGGCCCACCGCTCCGGACGGCACACGCGACACGTTCTCCAGCCATTTGCCTATACGGCACGGCCGTGGGCGATGCTGTAGGCACGATGAATGCGCACGACGGACCTGCCGCCCGCCGCGCCGCAGCCGGTCCGGTTGCGGCGGTTCGTCGTCGCATCGGGCACGCGCTGCACCGGACCTGGCAGGTCATCGCGCGTGTCGCGGTGAAGGCGTGGAACGATTCGATCTTCGCCAAGTCCGCCGCGGCCGCGTTCTGGCAGACGCTGTCGCTGGCGCCGCTGCTGCTGGGGCTGCTCGGCAGCCTCGGCTATGTCGGCGGGTGGTTCGGGCCCGACACGGTGGAGATCGTCGAGAGCAAGATCATCAGTTTCAGCCGGAACCTGTTCAGCTCGACCGTGGTGGACGACCTGATCGCCCCGACCGTCGCCGATGTGCTCGGGCGCGGGCGCGGCGCCGTGGTGTCGTTCGGGTTCGTGCTGTCGCTGTGGGCCGGTTCGTCGGCGATGGCGACCTTCGTCGATTCCATCGTGAGCGCCCACGACCAGCAGGACGCCCGCCACCCGGTCTGGCAGCGCATCTTCGCGCTGCTGCTGTACGTGCTGTTCCTGGTGGTCGCGGTGTTCGTGCTGCCGCTCGTGGCGCTGGGCCCGACCCTCATCGGCCGGGTGCTGCCCGATAGCTGGCGTGAGCCCGGGTTACAGCTGCTCGACGGCTTCTACTACCCGGCCACGGCGCTGTTGCTGATCGTCGGGCTGACCACGCTGTACAAACTCGCCCTGCACCGGACGCTGCCGTGGCACCGCCTGTTCGGCGGCGCGCTGGTGGCGGGCCTGTTCTTCATGGCCGCCAGCGAAATCCTGCGGCGCTACCTGGCCTGGATCACCCGCGCCGGGATCAGCTACGGCGCGCTGGCCACCCCGATCGCCTTCCTGCTGTTCACCTTCTTCCTCGGCTTCGCGGTGATTCTCGGGGCGGAGTTCAACGCCACCGTGCAGGAGTTCTGGCCGGCCCGCACCACCCGGTTCGAACAGCTGCGGCGCTGGCTCGGCAAACAGATGCGCAACAACGGTCCGGCGCCGGGAGACGACACTCCGCCGACGGCATCACCGAAGAAACCGGCGCGCACGGACCGGACGCAGACCCTGCGCATCATTCCGTAGCAGACGAGGAACGCCACGTTCGGCACCGCCGCGTCCGCCAGGTGTCGTCGCATGTCACTGCCCGAGGAGCGGGCGTCTTCCGGGGACTGTCGAGCCGGCGGGCACGTCTCGATCAGGCGGCCCTGACCGCCGTCTTCACCGACACGCTCCGCGGCCTCGTCCGCAAGTAGGCGGTGCACCCGCTCGCGGCGTGCGGGCCGCCAGCCACAGCACGGCCGGGACACCGGCCCATTCGATCACCGGAAGGCGAATCGGATGGGGGCGCGGTGAAACCGGCGAACCGATCGACCGCCGCACGACACCCCACACTCCTGTCCCTCGACGGAAGGTTCTACCGTGGCCCCCACCGCTCCTCGAACCCCGGATCCGCATCCCAGCCGGCGGCGGATCCTGTCCATGATGGCCGCCGCACCGATCGTTCCGTCTGTCGGTGCGCTGAGTTCCGCACCGGCGGGCGCCGCCCCGGCGGACCGCCCGAACATCCTGGTCATCATGACCGATCAGGAACGCGCCGACGTCGTACTGCCGCAAGGTTTCACCCTGCCCGCGCGGGCCAGGATCGAGGGTGGCGGGTGCGGTTCGCCATGCATCACACGCCGACCGCGCCGTGCACGCCGGCCCGCTCGACGTTCTTCACGGGGCTGCACGCGCCGGACAGCCGGATGACCGACAACGTCAAGGGCAACGATCCGATGGGGCAGTTGCTCGGCGGAATGAGCACGGCGAGCGCCGATCTCGACACCGCGATACCCACGCTCGGCACCGTGCTGAAGAAGTCCGGCTATCGCACCGCCTACATCGGCAAGTGGCACCTGTCCGATCCCGTCGGCC carries:
- a CDS encoding helix-turn-helix transcriptional regulator, giving the protein MFGVGTLPAGYWFEPHRHPQHQIAWASRGVLAVEADGGQWVLPPTRALWIPGGLVHRTGTSDGAAMRGIFVEPDRCPVRFAAPALLRVGGLLHELFDYLTGGNYEKGSATGELHGVRDTLDPDRRRRAEAVVFDLLEPVEVIPVGAPMPTDPRARVVAEALLHNPTDDRTLAEFAPQAAAGPRTLARLFLTETGITFGQWRTQIRLAASLPLLASGLPLARIADRVGYASPSTYVAAFRRAVGISPGRYFAR
- a CDS encoding YhjD/YihY/BrkB family envelope integrity protein, which translates into the protein MNAHDGPAARRAAAGPVAAVRRRIGHALHRTWQVIARVAVKAWNDSIFAKSAAAAFWQTLSLAPLLLGLLGSLGYVGGWFGPDTVEIVESKIISFSRNLFSSTVVDDLIAPTVADVLGRGRGAVVSFGFVLSLWAGSSAMATFVDSIVSAHDQQDARHPVWQRIFALLLYVLFLVVAVFVLPLVALGPTLIGRVLPDSWREPGLQLLDGFYYPATALLLIVGLTTLYKLALHRTLPWHRLFGGALVAGLFFMAASEILRRYLAWITRAGISYGALATPIAFLLFTFFLGFAVILGAEFNATVQEFWPARTTRFEQLRRWLGKQMRNNGPAPGDDTPPTASPKKPARTDRTQTLRIIP
- a CDS encoding DEAD/DEAH box helicase family protein: MTSGGAGSLRAWQRRALTKYLTSQPRDFLTVATPGAGKTTFALRLASELLADRTVDQITVVAPTEHLKHQWAAAASYAGIALDSNFSNSTGGTSGDYHGVAVTYAQVASHPFKHRVRTENRRTLVILDEIHHAGDAKSWGDAVAEAFDDATRRLALTGTPFRSDDSPIPFVTYEPDESGFPRSSADYSYGYSEALADGVVRPVVFLAYSGDAHWRDSAGEEYSARLGEPLSAEQTARAWRTALDPAGDWMSKVLTAADTRLRQLRATGMPDAGGLVIATDQDRAREYAELLQHISGTKPTVVLSDDPSSSGRIGEFAANTEPWMVAVRMVSEGVDVPRLAVGVYATSASTPLYFAQAIGRFVRARRQGETASVFLPSVPVLLDLAAQLEIQRDHVIGKPHRQKDGLDDELLIEANKQEDEPGEEERKFVALAADAELDQVIYDGDSFGTATFVGSDEEADYLGIPGLLDAEQMRALLRERQTRQISERSEAAAAPAPEPGPSAAAAAERVATADRLSELRRELNSLVAMHHHRTGKPHGVIHGELRRECGGPPTALATTEQLSQRISALRRM